A single window of Malus sylvestris chromosome 5, drMalSylv7.2, whole genome shotgun sequence DNA harbors:
- the LOC126623969 gene encoding plant UBX domain-containing protein 4, translating into MASEDKKKSRTGGIRTLSDLNRRSADSDSDSDGPPEYYTGGEKSGMLVQDPTKDNDVDSIFDQARELGATEGPFDPSSASSSSRSFAGTGRLLSGETVQPTPAQPETVVHNIIFWSNGFTINDGPLRRLDDPENASFLESIKKSECPKELEPADRSTSVHVNLIRRNEKCPELVKRHVPFQGVGRTLGGSSTPAASEPTTASTSLNTPPTPSAGLVVDEKLPSTSVQLRLADGTRIVGHFNYHHTINDVRGFIDTSRPDGPRNYHLQIMGFPPKLLNDPSQTIEQAGLANSVVIQKL; encoded by the exons ATGGCGTCGGAGGACAAAAAAAAGAGTCGAACCGGAGGAATCCGTACACTTTCCGATCTGAACCGGAGGTCTGCGGACTCGGACAGTGACTCCGATGGCCCTCCGGAGTACTACACTGGTGGCGAGAAAAG TGGAATGCTTGTCCAGGATCCTACAAAGGATAATGATGTGGATTCCATTTTTGATCAAGCAAGGGAGTTAGGAGCCACGGAGGGGCCTTTTGATCCTTCTAGTGCATCTTCAAGCTCAAGAAGCTTTGCGGGAACTGGTAGATTACTCTCTGGGGAAACTGTACAACCTACTCCTGCACAGCCTGAGACTGTTGTTCACAACATCATTTTCTGGTCTAACGGTTTCACTATAAATGATGGCCCCTTAAGGCGGCTGGACGATCCAGAAAATGCATCTTTCTTAGAG AGCATCAAAAAGTCTGAATGTCCAAAAGAGTTGGAGCCTGCAGATAGAAGTACCTCAGTTCATGTCAATCTAATAAGGAGGAATGAGAAGTGCCCG GAACTGGTGAAGCGACATGTTCCATTTCAGGGTGTGGGAAGAACTCTGGGTGGCAGCTCTACTCCAGCAGCATCTGAGCCAACGACTGCATCGACTTCTCTCAACACTCCTCCAACCCCCTCCGCAGGCCTGGTTGTGGATGAAAAGTTGCCATCAACATCGGTTCAACTTAGGTTGGCTGATGGGACCCGCATAGTTGGACATTTTAACTACCATCATACCATCAATGACGTTCGTGGCTTCATTGATACATCTAGGCCTGACGGTCCAAGGAATTATCACCTGCAGATTATGGGGTTCCCTCCCAAGCTCCTCAATGATCCGAGTCAAACAATTGAGCAGGCAGGCCTCGCCAATTCGGTTGTGATCCAGAAATTATAG
- the LOC126623977 gene encoding uncharacterized protein LOC126623977: protein MAILRPPSVKLYALILPAALSPDVPFPPLRATALLSNNFHSSASEIEIQVPKSVHKPKAVVVVAAVLSGLFAGATLIAYKDMAKLCDAAVADQAKFSEFAESVKRRELSIQSTDGALANALNWSFLDSNDISKLALPVAFAGAVEGQKVSINVQIPATRDAAQLIANMASDLGLIIEWWWWWWWWRRRWWFRCVPIAFLCLAQSSFLATNDGSPKEKEGNWR, encoded by the exons ATGGCGATCCTCCGCCCCCCCTCCGTCAAACTCTATGCCCTCATCCTCCCCGCCGCTCTGTCACCCGACGTCCCATTTCCTCCTCTCCGTGCCACC GCTCTTTTGAGCAACAATTTTCATTCCAGTGCTTCAGAGATTGAGATTCAGGTGCCGAAATCAGTGCATAAACCAAAAGCTGTGGTGGTGGTTGCAGCTGTGCTCTCGGGTTTGTTCGCTGGTGCAACCCTAATTGCATATAAAGATATGGCTAAATTGTGCGACGCGGCTGTTGCAGATCAGGCTAAATTCAGCGAGTTTGCAGAGAGCGTAAAGAGAAGAGAGCTCAGTATACAATCAACCGACGGAGCTTTAGCCAATGCACTAAATTGGTCTTTCTTAGACAGTAAC GATATTTCTAAGCTTGCTTTGCCAGTAGCGTTTGCTGGTGCTGTTGAGGGACAAAAG GTTTCAATCAACGTTCAAATTCCTGCGACACGTGACGCTGCACAGCTTATTGCCAATATGGCTTCTGATCTTGGACTAATAAtagagtggtggtggtggtggtggtggtggcggcggcggtggTGGTTTAGATGTGTGCCTATCGCGTTTCTTTGTTTGGCGCAG TCGAGTTTCTTGGCAACTAATGATGGCTCgcccaaagaaaaagaaggaaattggAGGTGA
- the LOC126623964 gene encoding uncharacterized protein LOC126623964, translated as MEHSPKFKPHLSQSSSRRRRTSTDSNSPEFEFWRNPSCPQPNLLSADELFVDGVLLPLHLLPPPFLNHSDPPDPNPQPISQPISQPPVPDPKPISEPDPESEPGPGPELSAAPVLTASKRWRDIFRMGEKKSVKADETDKEKDKKKDRKGGGGGASSAELNINIWPFSRSRSAGNAYTRPKPFGAPVTRKVNSAPCSRSNSTGESKSRKWPPASPGRPGVHLGRSSPVWQVRRGASAAVKSNSDPQARNAEKGTKKEVLENRRSKKTAGAVIAGGSGSKARVLNLNVPMCIGYGSHLSCRSENSAVGVGIGGRGSGSNNRGGDASGGGNGGGGNGGAVGNLFNLRSLFTKKVY; from the coding sequence ATGGAGCACAGCCCCAAATTCAAACCCCACCTTTCACAGAGCAGCAGCCGAAGAAGGCGAACCAGCACCGATTCCAACTCCCCCGAGTTCGAGTTTTGGAGAAACCCGTCTTGCCCTCAGCCCAATCTCCTCTCCGCCGATGAGCTCTTCGTCGACGGCGTCCTTCTCCCTCTCCACCTCCTCCCCCCTCCTTTCCTTAACCACTCCGACCCACCTGACCCAAATCCACAACCCATCTCACAACCCATCTCACAACCTCCTGTTCCTGACCCAAAACCCATTTCGGAACCCGACCCAGAATCCGAACCCGGTCCAGGACCTGAGTTGTCAGCTGCTCCCGTTCTAACCGCATCGAAGCGTTGGAGGGACATTTTTAGGATGGGCGAGAAGAAATCCGTCAAAGCCGACGAGACTGATAAAGAgaaagacaagaagaaagaccGAAagggcggcggcggcggagcgAGCTCGGCGGAGCTGAACATCAATATATGGCCATTTTCGCGCAGTAGATCCGCTGGAAACGCATATACCCGACCCAAACCTTTCGGAGCTCCGGTAACCCGGAAGGTGAACAGCGCGCCGTGTTCAAGGAGCAACTCAACGGGGGAGTCGAAGTCTAGAAAGTGGCCACCTGCGAGTCCGGGTCGACCCGGAGTTCACTTGGGTCGGAGCAGCCCGGTTTGGCAGGTCCGGCGTGGAGCCTCGGCGGCTGTAAAGAGCAACTCCGACCCACAAGCTCGAAATGCTGAAAAGGGGACAAAAAAGGAAGTGCTGGAGAATCGCAGGAGTAAAAAAACCGCCGGAGCCGTCATCGCCGGAGGCAGCGGCTCGAAAGCTAGAGTCTTGAATTTGAATGTTCCGATGTGTATTGGGTATGGAAGCCATTTGAGCTGTAGAAGTGAGAATAGTGCAGTTGGAGTTGGCATTGGCGGCCGTGGAAGCGGCAGCAACAACCGTGGTGGTGATGCTAGCGGCGGCGGTAACGGTGGAGGAGGAAATGGCGGGGCTGTCGGTAATCTTTTCAATCTGCGCAGCCTTTTCACCAAGAAGGTGTATTAA